A region from the Euleptes europaea isolate rEulEur1 chromosome 13, rEulEur1.hap1, whole genome shotgun sequence genome encodes:
- the LOC130485842 gene encoding LOW QUALITY PROTEIN: zinc finger BED domain-containing protein 5-like (The sequence of the model RefSeq protein was modified relative to this genomic sequence to represent the inferred CDS: inserted 1 base in 1 codon) — protein sequence MDNWLKTGSLKGKGGELTEASEATDSMTTSIIGGDEISQQTPASLSHPSWSSSVCGKATHDQKEIRGKIRKYDPSYLTLFGFVLVGNKQAPEGQWVNCHKIVANGCLVPSKLKRHLECNHSYLVHKGEEIFKRRALSLQAGSSXMERISKNENENATEASFIVSLHIAKAGKSHTIAETLIRPCVKDVVGCMLGPAMAKKIDTVQLSNSTISKRIYTISESVENELIRRLKTCEFFSLQLGESTDIAGLAVLLVFVRYPFEMQIEELLMSEVLETYTTVDEIFKAIDKCVQKKDLEWSKCVDLYSDGAAAMVGKVKGAVSRMKQVAGNATSSHCVIHRHSLATRRMPQDLKVVLDGAVKIINHVKSRLLQAHLLKLTAEDLGMDHFHLLLPTEVGWLSREKKLARLFELKDALVVTFTEEPFIQQLTDVDWLLKLGYLSDIFEKLNETTTSLQGKGGAQLEKIKALRKIITFFKACVESRDISNFPRLQEFVKTNEINLQTNFLEIVIAHLQGLERSIVDYFPDIDSDDIYSWMMNPFSCDPKHKPAGMTNEIFQNLLEISEDSSLKQKYCEGSQEESGCRCIQKTMLLARLQ from the exons ATGGACAATTGGCTAAAAACTGGGTCTTTAAAAGGGAAAGGTGGTGAACTCACTGAAGCTTCTGAAGCGACTGATTCAATGACAACCAGCATCATCGGAGGAGACGAAATATCCCAGCAGACACCTGCGAGCCTAAGCCATCCAAGTTGGTCTTCCTCAGTTTGCGGAAAGGCAACTCACGACCAAAAGGAAATCCgaggaaaaataagaaaatatgaTCCTAGCTACCTCACATTGTTTGGCTTTGTTCTGGTTGGGAACAAACAGGCACCGGAAGGGCAATGGGTTAACTGTCATAAAATTGTTGCTAATGGCTGCTTGGTTCCATCCAAATTAAAAAGACATCTGGAATGTAATCATTCTTATTTAGTACATAAAGGTGAAGAAATCTTCAAACGCCGCGCTTTATCTCTTCAGGCAGGGTCAT TGATGGAGAGAATttctaaaaatgaaaatgaaaacgcAACTGAAGCTTCATTTATTGTCAGTTTACACATTGCAAAAGCTGGAAAGTCCCATACTATTGCCGAGACACTGATTAGACCTTGCGTGAAGGATGTTGTGGGTTGCATGTTAGGTCCAGCCATGGCCAAGAAGATTGATACTGTGCAGCTGTCAAATAGCACTATAAGCAAGCGAATTTACACAATTTCAGAGTCTGTGGAGAACGAGCTTATAAGAAGATTGAAAACTTGTGAATTTTTTAGTTTACAGCTTGGTGAAAGTACCGACATTGCGGGACTTGCTGTTCTTCTTGTGTTTGTGAGGTATCCATTCGAAATGCAAATAGAAGAACTTTTGATGAGTGAAGTGCTTGAAACTTACACCACTGTCGACGAAATTTTCAAAGCTATCGACAAATGTGTACAGAAAAAGGATTTGGAATGGAGCAAGTGTGTGGATCTTTACAGCGATGGAGCGGCTGCAATGGTTGGAAAAGTGAAGGGAGCCGTGTCTAGGATGAAGCAAGTGGCAGGAAATGCCACCAGCAGCCACTGTGTCATCCATCGGCATTCTCTGGCAACTAGAAGGATGCCCCAAGATTTAAAAGTCGTATTGGATGGTGCTGTGAAAATAATTAATCATGTTAAGAGCCGCCTGCTTCAAGCACACCTTTTAAAACTTACCGCCGAAGATCTGGGTATGGATCACTTCCACCTCTTGCTGCCCACAGAAGTGGGGTGGCTATCAAGGGAAAAAAAATTAGCCAGACTGTTTGAACTAAAAGATGCACTGGTGGTCACATTTACAGAGGAGCCTTTTATCCAACAATTAACTGATGTCGATTGGCTGCTTAAATTGGGATACCTTTCCGACATCTTTGAAAAGCTAAATGAAACCACCACTTCTCTTCAAGGGAAAGGAGGAGCACAATTAGAGAAAATAAAAGCCTTGCGGAAAATAATCACATTTTTTAAAGCGTGTGTTGAGAGCAGAGACATCTCCAACTTTCCTCGGTTGCAAGAATTTGTCAAAACAAATGAGATCAACCTTCAAACCAACTTCCTCGAAATTGTTATTGCCCACTTGCAAGGTTTGGAAAGAAGCATAGTTGATTATTTTCCTGACATTGACTCTGATGACATCTACAGCTGGATGATGAACCCGTTTTCCTGTGACCCGAAACATAAACCTGCTGGAATGACGAATGAAATTTTTCAAAATCTGCTTGAGATCAGCGAAGACAGCAGTTTAAAACAGAAATACTGTGAAGGAAGCCAAGAAGAGTCTGGATGCAGATGTATTCAGAAAACAATGCTGTTGGCAAGGCTGCAGTGA